DNA sequence from the Paenibacillus azoreducens genome:
GGAGGCATCCGGTTTCGGCGGAGAGCCGGAAACCATTTATTACGATGAAATGCAGTCCAAAATCGGGCCTTTAACATTATGCGCCACGGAAAAAGGACTTTGTTTAATAGAGTTTGGCAGCTTTAGCGTGAAGGAAGCCGTTCTGCAAAAATGGTCCCGCACCTGGTGCGGCGGCGGGGAGTTCGAATACGACGACCAGCGGCTTGCAGAGGCTAAACGGCAGCTTGGAGAGTATTTTGCCGGGCAGCGTCAATCGATTGATCTTCCGTTGGATTTGCGCGGAACGGCGTTTCAGCTACAGGTTTGGGCGACTATTGCCGATATTCCTTATGGGGAGGTCCGTTCTTACGGGGTGATAGCCGAGGCGATCGGAAGACCTAAAGCGCTGCGTGCCGTCAGCGGAGCCGTGAGTAAAAATCCGGTTCCGGTGGTCATACCCTGTCACCGCGTACTTGAAAGCGATGGCAGTTTGACCGGATACAGCGGAGGGCTGGAAATGAAGCGCAGTCTTCTTAGCCTTGAGGATGCACTTCCCGAAAGAAATACGCGGATCGACGAGTAAAGCGGCAAAGGGCTGACATGGGTTCCTGCCGTTTCAAAATCGGGGGAAGATTCATGAGATATGTAAGTATAGATAATGTAGAACCTGGACAGTTTCTGGGCAAAACGATATACTCCGGCAACGGTACAGTCCTTTTGTCGGGAGGGGTTCAACTGACGGTGTATATGATCAGTACGTTGAACCGGATCGGCGTTACCATGTTATATATTCAGGATCCGCTGTATGAAGATGTAGAGACGGATGACATGCTGAGCGAAGCCACCAAACAGGGAATCATCCAGGAAATGAGCAGTGCGTTTGAGGCGATTCGCTCGGGCAAGGAATGGAATACCCAGATGATCGGCACCAGTGTCGAGAATTTGCTTCAGGACGTGATCGGCAATAAGGAACTGCTGGTTCAGTTGACGGATATACAAACAAGCGACAACAGCCAATACATTCATGCCATGAATGTATGCTTGCTGTCTTCCGTCATGGGGATCAATATGGGGCTTAACTATCAGCAGCTGAAGGAGCTGGCGTCAGGTGCCCTGCTTCATGACATCGGAAAAAGCGGCATGACCGAAGAGGATGAAATTTTGCCTGGTCTCAGAACTCACCATACGTGGAGAGGTTTTGAGAAGCTGAAAAACAAAAGGGAATTTGGTCTTCTGGTCGCCCATGTCGCGCTGCAGCATCATGAACGGGTCGACGGCGCCGGGCTTCCACGGGGACTTGCGGGCGATGAGATTCATTTATATGCCAAAATCGTATCGGCAGCCGATACGTATGACCGTTTAATTCACCCGGCTCTCCCTGAGGAAAAAGCGCTTTTGCCGCATGAGGCTTGCGAAGAAATGATGGCTATGTCGGAAAAGCAGCTGGATTACGAAGTGCTTCTGCAATTTAACCGGATTATTTCCATCTATCCCAATGGCACGGCCGTCCGTTTGTCCACTAGGGAAACAGGGGTTGTCGTGCGGCAGCACCGCGGGCTTCCCGGCCGTCCTGTGGTCAGGATCGTACGCGGCGAAGCGGGGAATTTCGATGTCAAGGAACTGGATCTGGCGCAGGAAACGACCGTTTTTATCGAGGCGGTTTTAACGTAGAAATTCATTTGCTAGCCACGCGGGGGTCGTGCTATGATAAGTTCGTGTCGCTTAGCACGCAAAAGTATTGATTTATAAATATGAGGTGGCGGAAAATGCAATATGTCATTCCTGTGATTACGCTGATTGTCGGCTTGGTCGGGGGCTTTTTTATCGGCGCGTTTTATTTGCGCAAGCAAATGGAGAAAATGCAAAGTGACCCGGAAATGCTTCAAAAAGTGGCCAAACAGATGGGGTATAACCTGAACAACCGGCAAATGCAGAAAGCGCAGCAAATGATGAAAAACAACCCGCAGCTTCCGGGTAAAAAGAAACCGGGCGGCGGCAAGCGCAAGTAAGTCAGGATAAAAGACATCGGCAGGCATAGACATCTATGACACAGATCCTGATGACAACAAAGCAAACCACCGCTAAACGCGGCATGTCGTTTAACGGAAATGCTTTTTAATTTCAAAAAAATAAAGTCACGAGAGGAGGACATGCCGTGGCTGGCGTTAAAGATTACGCAAATACCAAGGTTCAACAGAATCGCGAACAAATTGAACATCATATAGGGCAGATTTTGAAGCTGATTGGCGAAGATCCGCAGCGCGAAGGGCTGCTTGACACGCCTGCGCGTGTTGCGCGGATGTGTGAAGAAATTTTTGCAGGATATGAGGTTGATCCGAGGGATGTGCTGGGCGTTACCTTTGACGAAAACCATGAAGAACTGGTTATCGTTAAAGATATCGTGTATTACAGCCAATGCGAGCATCATATGGCGCCGTTTTTCGGCAAAGTCCATATCGGTTACATCCCGAGCGGTAAAATCGCCGGTTTGAGCAAGCTGGCTCGTTTGGTCGAAGCGGTAACACGCCGCCTGCAGGTTCAGGAGCGCATCACGTCGCAAATCGCCGACATTATGGTGGAGGTTCTGCAGCCTCACGGCGTTATGGTCGTGGTGGAAGGCGAGCATCTGTGCATGTGTTCCCGCGGCGTAAAAAAACCGGGCAGCAAAACAGTGACTTCTGCGGTACGCGGTGTTTTCCGTGAAGAGGCCGCTTCCAGGGCCGAATTTTTATCCCTGATCAAAGAGTAGGCAGCAATAGAAAAGAGGCATCCCGAAAGGTGCGATTCATACCTTTTGGCGATGCCTCTTTTAAAGTTCCGGGGTCCCCGCAAAGTAATCGGAATAAGCTTCGAAGGTCACTCGTCACTTTGTGGGGTTATTTTAAGTTCCGGGGTCCCCGCAAAGTAATCGGAACAAGCTTCGAAGGTCACTCGTCACTTTGTGGGGTTATTTTAAGTTCCGGGGTCCCCGCAAAGTAATCGGAATAGGCTTCAAAGGTCGCTCGTCACTTTGTGGGGTTATTTAAAGTTCCGGGGTCCCCGCAAAGTAATCGGAATAAGCTTCGAAGGTCGCTCCTCACTTTGTGGGGTTATTTTAAGTTCCGGGGTCCCCGCAAAGTAATCGGAATAAGCTTCGAAGGTCACTCGTCACTTTGTGGGGTTATTTAAAGTTCCGGGGTCCCCGCAAAGTAATCGGAATAAGCTTCGAAGGTCGCTCGTCACTTTGTGGGGTTATTTTGCATAGGCGCATTGTCGATGTCCTTCTGCTCCGCCAGATTCACGTTACCCAGGAAAGCGGACACGCGGCGCAAATATTCACGCGGATGCTCGCGGAAAATGAGCTCATGATGACTTCCTTTAACAATCCATACGTCCGAGTAGGGGTTTGTTTGGTTTTCAGCCAATTTTTCCGCAATCGGATAAGGCGCTTTTTCATCTTCCGTGCCGTGGATAAAAAAGATCGGGAACGGATAATCCTCTTTTTTGACCTGCTGATACGGAATTTGATGCAGGCTGGTTCCGTTTAGTATAGGGAAAAGCAGCTCCAATATTTCAAGCGACGGATGCCGCGGCAGATCGATCTGGTTTTTGATATTGTGGTACAGCGTATCCGGCTCAAGCAAAAATGTACTGTCCAGAATCATGGCATCGATATCTTTCGACTGCAGTCCGGCCTGAAGCGCCGTGCCTGCCCCCATCGAAAAGCCCCAAACCACGATCTGTTTGGCGCCCCGCTGCTTGGCCAGCTCGATGGCTCCGAGCAGCTGCTGCGACTCGGCTTTGCCGCCTGTGGCGACGGCTTTGCTGGATTGTGAAGCGAAACCGTAATCGAACATCATGACATTAAAATTCATTCGGTGCGCGTAATGCGCCAGATCATACATCGGAATCCATGTTTCCTCACGGTTGGCACCGTACCCATGGCTGAATACGATCGTTTTCTTAGAACCGGCTGCGGGAATATACCAGCCCTGCATCATCCGGCTGCCATCCAATGCGGGGAAGGTCACATTTTCGTAGGGCATATGTTTGGCCTGCATAGGATTGGAGTACAGCGGCGCCACGTTCGGATTCGAAAGGACCCAA
Encoded proteins:
- a CDS encoding HD-GYP domain-containing protein yields the protein MRYVSIDNVEPGQFLGKTIYSGNGTVLLSGGVQLTVYMISTLNRIGVTMLYIQDPLYEDVETDDMLSEATKQGIIQEMSSAFEAIRSGKEWNTQMIGTSVENLLQDVIGNKELLVQLTDIQTSDNSQYIHAMNVCLLSSVMGINMGLNYQQLKELASGALLHDIGKSGMTEEDEILPGLRTHHTWRGFEKLKNKREFGLLVAHVALQHHERVDGAGLPRGLAGDEIHLYAKIVSAADTYDRLIHPALPEEKALLPHEACEEMMAMSEKQLDYEVLLQFNRIISIYPNGTAVRLSTRETGVVVRQHRGLPGRPVVRIVRGEAGNFDVKELDLAQETTVFIEAVLT
- a CDS encoding YneF family protein, whose amino-acid sequence is MQYVIPVITLIVGLVGGFFIGAFYLRKQMEKMQSDPEMLQKVAKQMGYNLNNRQMQKAQQMMKNNPQLPGKKKPGGGKRK
- the folE gene encoding GTP cyclohydrolase I FolE — its product is MAGVKDYANTKVQQNREQIEHHIGQILKLIGEDPQREGLLDTPARVARMCEEIFAGYEVDPRDVLGVTFDENHEELVIVKDIVYYSQCEHHMAPFFGKVHIGYIPSGKIAGLSKLARLVEAVTRRLQVQERITSQIADIMVEVLQPHGVMVVVEGEHLCMCSRGVKKPGSKTVTSAVRGVFREEAASRAEFLSLIKE
- a CDS encoding alpha/beta hydrolase, with the protein product MATQNDTQITRPLTETPIPLTPGLIRFKHILVALLLSVLFFLIFCFIALHAYIAWVLSNPNVAPLYSNPMQAKHMPYENVTFPALDGSRMMQGWYIPAAGSKKTIVFSHGYGANREETWIPMYDLAHYAHRMNFNVMMFDYGFASQSSKAVATGGKAESQQLLGAIELAKQRGAKQIVVWGFSMGAGTALQAGLQSKDIDAMILDSTFLLEPDTLYHNIKNQIDLPRHPSLEILELLFPILNGTSLHQIPYQQVKKEDYPFPIFFIHGTEDEKAPYPIAEKLAENQTNPYSDVWIVKGSHHELIFREHPREYLRRVSAFLGNVNLAEQKDIDNAPMQNNPTK